A single Phoenix dactylifera cultivar Barhee BC4 chromosome 1, palm_55x_up_171113_PBpolish2nd_filt_p, whole genome shotgun sequence DNA region contains:
- the LOC103721855 gene encoding uncharacterized protein LOC103721855 produces the protein MGSSEQELSWKMNQRDPRKALKRFNSFLTKRHFLHPPDNDLVVRIVSKPLPDLGERIAADVPLEPEAEGSIITKSADGGEGVARDDAPKPEEEETSIVKNADGGQDIAAEAAVKLEAEGSSVFRNTDGGEDVAAECSLNTEAEGSSIFKNGDVNSLQRDDSEGILAEDTQKLEEEGSGLVENVDDGGEGNAAENSLKSEAERLSIIKNSDTNFLQPDKTEGIPDRDTLKHEAEESSVIKNSESLYLNYFASWIISSAPNINEDLTISFH, from the exons ATGGGGTCATCCGAGCAGGAGTTGTCCTGGAAAATGAACCAAAGAGATCCAAGAAAGGCTCTAAAACGCTTCAATTCGTTCCTCACCAAACGCCACTTTCTCCATCCTCCAGACAACGACCTCGTTGTAAGGATAGTTTCGAAACCACTACCTGATCTCGGCGAAAGAATTGCGGCAGATGTTCCTTTAGAGCCTGAAGCAGAGGGATCAATTATCACCAAGAGTG CTGATGGTGGGGAAGGGGTGGCCAGAGATGATGCACCGAAGCCTGAAGAAGAGGAAACGAGCATTGTCAAGAACG CTGACGGTGGGCAAGATATTGCTGCCGAAGCTGCTGTGAAGCTTGAAGCAGAGGGATCGAGTGTTTTCAGGAACA CTGATGGTGGAGAAGACGTTGCTGCAGAATGTTCTTTGAATACAGAAGCAGAGGGATCGAGCATCTTTAAGAATGGTGATGTCAATTCTCTGCAACGTGATGACAGTGAAGGCATCCTGGCAGAAGATACTCAGAAgctggaagaagaaggatcggGTCTTGTGGAGAACGTTGATG ATGGTGGAGAAGGcaatgccgcagaaaattctcTGAAGTCAGAAGCAGAGAGATTGAGTATCATCAAGAATAGTGATACAAATTTTCTGCAACCTGATAAGACAGAAGGCATCCCAGACAGAGATACTCTGAAGCATGAAGCAGAGGAATCAAGTGTCATCAAGAACAGTGAGAGTTTATATCTGAACTACTTTGCAAGCTGGATTATTTCTTCTGCTCCCAACATCAATGAGGATTTGACAATTTCATTTCACTGA
- the LOC103721856 gene encoding pentatricopeptide repeat-containing protein At1g04840 — protein MGHLSPLLKPNPPPLPSEFQFISLVHSSKSPLHLKQIHAHLLRRRLPLTGRLAAQLVAACSTLRSMSYALSFFHHHHSPPSPSPPLFDALIRALSENFLFSSALSHFALMARSGLRPGRLAFPFALKSAASLPAPSVGASLHAFAAKLGVDLDPFVRTSLVDMYVKLGSSVLALQVFDDTPEWHKSANVLLWNVSISACCQLGNMEGARELFESMPERSVASWNSLIHGYIQKGNVEQAAELFNWMPERNVVSWTTMVAGFSQLGENARALRTFDEMLEAGMRPNNYTIASVLSACARMGALESGIRIHEYVLKNGFRANGVIGTALVDMYSKCGKIDHASQVFEHMEERDILTCTAMIMGWAVHGNWKQALQCFEDMKCACVKPDGGVYLAMLMACSHSGNVERGLELFDSMRYDYKIEPNVKHYTCMVDLLGRAGRLDEALAFMEAMPIEPDFIVWGALFNACQSHKNVELAEFAAEKLLKLKPKHQGSYIFLSNMYAGAGRWEDAEKVRINMKDRGMGLSPGWSNIEVEGSTNHFVAGD, from the coding sequence ATGGGCCACCTCTCTCCCCTCTTGAAGCCCaatccccctcccctcccctcagaATTCCAATTCATCTCCCTCGTCCACTCCTCCAAATCTCCTCTCCACCTCAAACAAATCCACGCtcacctcctccgccgccgcctccccctCACCGGCCGCCTCGCCGCCCAGCTCGTCGCCGCCTGCTCCACACTCCGCTCAATGTCCTAcgccctctccttcttccaccaccaccactccCCCCCGtctccctccccccctctcttcGACGCCCTCATCCGCGCCCTCTCCGAAAATTTCCTCTTTTCATCCGCTCTCTCCCACTTCGCCCTCATGGCTCGCTCCGGCCTCCGCCCGGGCCGCCTCGCCTTCCCTTTTGCCCTCAAATCTGCTGCCTCTCTTCCTGCTCCCAGCGTCGGCGCTTCCCTCCATGCCTTCGCCGCCAAGCTTGGCGTCGACCTTGATCCCTTTGTCCGCACCTCCCTCGTCGATATGTATGTCAAGCTTGGTTCGTCTGTCCTCGCGCTCCAGGTGTTTGATGATACTCCTGAATGGCACAAGTCTGCTAATGTGCTCCTATGGAATGTCTCGATCAGTGCATGTTGCCAGTTGGGTAATATGGAGGGTGCACGGGAGCTCTTTGAGTCAATGCCAGAGAGGAGTGTGGCTTCTTGGAACAGTTTGATTCATGGGTATATACAAAAAGGTAATGTGGAGCAGGCGGCCGAGCTTTTCAATTGGATGCCTGAGAGGAATGTGGTTTCTTGGACGACGATGGTAGCAGGCTTCTCGCAGCTGGGCGAAAATGCACGGGCTCTGCGGACTTTTGATGAGATGTTGGAAGCAGGCATGAGGCCTAACAATTACACAATCGCATCGGTGCTCTCTGCTTGTGCAAGAATGGGGGCTCTGGAGAGTGGCATTCGGATCCATGAGTATGTCCTAAAGAATGGGTTTCGGGCAAATGGAGTGATAGGAACAGCTCTTGTTGATATGTACTCAAAATGCGGGAAGATTGACCATGCCAGCCAGGTCTTTGAGCATATGGAGGAGAGGGATATTCTTACTTGTACTGCAATGATAATGGGATGGGCTGTCCATGGGAACTGGAAGCAAGCACTTCAGTGCTTCGAGGACATGAAATGTGCATGTGTCAAGCCTGATGGAGGGGTGTACTTGGCCATGCTAATGGCATGCTCTCACTCTGGAAACGTGGAGCGAGGGCTTGAGCTATTTGATAGCATGAGATATGATTACAAGATTGAGCCGAATGTGAAGCATTACACCTGCATGGTGGATCTGTTAGGAAGAGCTGGgcggctggatgaagcccttgcTTTCATGGAGGCTATGCCCATTGAACCAGACTTTATTGTTTGGGGTGCTCTTTTTAATGCTTGTCAATCTCATAAGAATGTTGAATTGGCTGAATTTGCTGCAGAGAAGCTTCTCAAACTCAAGCCTAAACATCAAGGTAGCTACATCTTCCTTTCCAACATGTATGCTGGGGCTGGCAGATGGGAGGATGCAGAGAAGGTGAGGATCAATATGAAGGATAGGGGCATGGGGTTGTCACCTGGGTGGAGTAATATTGAGGTTGAGGGAAGCACAAATCATTTTGTTGCTGGTGATTGA
- the LOC120112708 gene encoding gamma carbonic anhydrase 1, mitochondrial-like: MGTLGRAIYAVGFWIRETGQAIDRLGCRFQGNYYFQEQLSRHRTLMNIFDKVPNVHKDAFVAPSASVMGDVQVGQGSSIWYGCVLRGDVNSIRIGSGTNIQDNSLVHVAKSNVSGRVLRTIIGDNVTVGHSAVLHGCTVEDEAFVGIGATLLDGVVVEKHGMVAAGALVRQNTKIPGREVWGGNPAKFLRKLTEEEIAFISQSATNYSNLAQVHAAENAKPFDDIEFKKVLHKKFARRDEEYDSMLGVIHEVPPELILPDDVMPDKSPKPSH; the protein is encoded by the exons ATGGGGACTCTTGGGAGAGCGATCTACGCAGTCGGATTTTGGATTCGAGAGACCGGCCAAGCCATCGATCGCCTCGGCTGCCGCTTCCAGGGCAACTACTACTTCCAAGAGCAGT TGTCAAGACATCGCACACTTATGAACATATTTGATAAAGTTCCAAATGTTCACAAAGATGCATTTGTAGCTCCAAGTGCATCTGTCATGGGAGATGTTCAAGTGGGACAAGGCTCCTCAATCTGGTATGGATGTGTTTTAAGAG gTGATGTTAACAGCATCCGCATTGGATCTGGAACTAATATACAAGATAATTCTCTCGTGCATGTAGCGAAATCTAATGTAAGTGGGAGGGTCTTACGAACCATTATTGGAGATAATGTTACAGTTG GTCATAGTGCTGTCTTACATGGATGCACTGTTGAGGATGAAGCTTTCGTTGGAATTGGGGCAACCCTGCTTGATGGAGTGGTTGTGGAGAAACATGGCATGGTTGCTGCTGGGGCCCTTGTAAGGCAGAATACAAAAATCCCAGGCAGGGAG GTATGGGGAGGTAATCCAGCAAAGTTCCTGAGGAAGCTTACAGAAGAAGAAATAGCTTTCATTTCCCAATCTGCAACAAACTATTCCAATTTGGCCCAGGTGCATGCTGCAGAGAATGCTAAACCATTTGATGACATTGAGTTTAAGAAGGTATTGCATAAGAAGTTTGCTCGTCGAGATGAGGAGTATGACTCAATGCTTGGAGTGATTCATGAAGTTCCTCCCGAGTTGATTCTTCCTGATGATGTCATGCCAGACAAATCTCCCAAGCCTTCTCACTGA
- the LOC120112173 gene encoding BTB/POZ domain-containing protein At2g46260-like, whose product MKQEGNQAPHVNYISRKSKGVHFSTDGDDSAEEVINVNSKILSKKSNMFFKLFNEMKSEPEAQSLTIQIEASEEEAFSGLLEFIYFSTMSPSSYTEIVNLLMISDEFQAFSCAEVCIRLLEMKIEWALSCCELSARVHELYLRELLIKVEKEQKSKICSDIMSHKDELLQLSFDKIEALFCVDTLKVESEDVVYDFIRAWAQNHYPNTEDRCSAKELHLERLIRFPYLTWQKLEEALQCDIFDQESILKAVNQALAFKVRGPYCRRLAVGGFSNSQFLSGVTSAHP is encoded by the exons ATGAAACAAGAAG GCAATCAGGCTCCACATGTTAATTACATCTCTAGGAAATCAAAGGGTGTGCATTTTTCTACTGATGGAGATGATTCTGCAGAAGAAGTAATCAATGTAAATTCCAAAATCTTATCCAAGAAAAGCAATATGTTTTTCAAG CTTTTCAATGAAATGAAGAGCGAACCAGAAGCACAATCTCTAACTATTCAAATTGAAGCATCTG AAGAAGAAGCCTTCAGTGGACTTCTGGAGTTCATATATTTTTCCACTATGTCGCCATCCTCCTATACAGAGATTGTGAATTTGCTGATGATCTCAGATGAGTTCCAGGCATTTTCATGTGCTGAGGTCTGCATCAGACTGCTGGAGATGAAGATTGAATGGGCACTTTCTTGCTGCGAGCTTTCTGCTAGAGTGCATGAACTTTATCTAAGAGAATTGCTAATTAAGGTAGAAAAGGAGCAGAAATCTAAGATATGCAGTGACATAATGAG CCACAAGGATGAACTTCTTCAACTATCCTTTGATAAAATTGAGGCACTCTTCTGCGTGGACACCCTCAAGGTGGAATCAGAAGATGTTGTTTATGATTTTATACGAGCTTGGGCCCAGAATCATTATCCAAATACGGAGGACCGCTGCTCTGCTAAGGAATTGCACCTTGAACGCCTCATTCGCTTCCCTTACCTGACATGGCAAAAACTGGAAGAGGCCCTACAGTGCGACATTTTTGACCAAGAATCCATACTCAAGGCTGTTAACCAAGCCCTGGCTTTCAAGGTCAGGGGGCCATACTGCCGCAGACTTGCCGTCGGAGGGTTTTCTAACAGCCAATTTTTGAGCGGTGTTACGAGCGCACACCCGTAA